The genomic interval ACCGAACTCCATATGCGCTCCTTCCGGCTAACCCTCACCTCTGTGGCGAGCGGCGAGGGAGCGGGCAGACAGGATGTGATGAAGCCGAGGAGGTCTGGAGAGCTATATTTAGCCTGAATGAGGCCGCACGCCACGAGCAGATTGGCCAGTGATCCAAAACTTCCTCTGTTTtcgtacacaaacacaaacatggaGTCACTTATTCATCAGACATAATAGGCTGAGGGCAGAACTGAAAATAATACACTTGTGAGAGAGGAGCCTTTTCAAGATCTTTTTTCATGTGTTTCATGATTCGGTCGTCTCACTTAGCATGGAAAGTCGGAAAAACCTGAATAGTGTTAGCCAGTAGTTAACGCAGTAATTCAATACCCATCTTAGTCATTTTCTGAACCAAACTGCTCCATTTGAAACAATGGAGAGAAAGATTATGAGTTGGATATGCAGGGGTTTGTTTTTAAACTGCATGttcttgctgtgtgtgtgtgtgtatgttcctTGGGCTTTGTTGTTGTACACTGACGCCCCTTTGACAGTTTAATTTCGCCCTAGGGTCTTACTTCACTTTTTCCCTCCTTGATTTAAGTCTTTATACACGAACACAGTCTTGACCTTGGTgcaaatgtgtgtatgtgagagcgtgcatgcatgtgtttggaGTGAAGTCGAGAAGCTTAGTACTTCAGACCAACTGACATCCCTAAGCAGCATGAATCATATCAGCAGGGCTTATTAGAACAGCGCAAAAGCATTCCTAATTATCCCATGATCCGCTTATGCACCGCACCGGACCGTAGGGCCCGActgtgatgccacactgctgCTCTCCAGATGTGTCTATCTCACACTGACACACGCCAATGTCGTTTTCTCATTTGCTCCTTCTTGAATCCTGATGCAGGTATGCCCAGGCATCATCCTGGACCAGACATTCCCAATTTCTACTCACTTTCTCCAGGGGGAGTTGGACAGATGACCCCTCCGCTCGGATGGTGAGTGAACACATGGCCAAATGGTTATAATTGACATtagttgtttatattattattaacgtAAAGAACGTTTTTGGTTGGCAAGTGTGAAACTAATGGTTTTGAGTGCTCAGGTTGTATTGGAGGTATTTGTGTAAAGTTGAAACAATAAAAttcttcatatattatattacattacattatatccCATCCAGAAGAATTGGGGAGGTAtattggatatttatttatttatttgtgatttggCCATACAATCCTgaagacttattttattttaatatctgtttaataattgtattttaatagaattaatttatttgtttaataattgtattatatttatttttatttattttcaattttaaaattgatttatttgtttgtttttatttatttatgtattttttcctaGCATGAATCTTCAAAAGGTTAAGACATAACTAATACTGTGGATAGTAAATGATATGCATTAACCCACACACATTATGTTTTGTTCTCAGGTTCTCTCATCACATGGTACCAGGCCCTCCTGGACCCCATGCCACGGGAATCCCCCATCCCGCCATTGTCAACCCACAGGTGAAACACGAACCACATCACGACACAGACCTGATGCACATGTGAGTATCCCATTTAGTAAGCTGCTAGCATTTTACAGCATGCTAAAAATGCAATCTATGTGTTTATGTTCCCTCATAGCAAATATATTTACCCTGCTTTCATTATTAGGGATTTGTTGTTTCAATTTATTAATAATGGCTAATATGAGATCTATAGGctgatattgtatatttatttgtgctcattttacattattttacatatttttacaattattaattagtttaataatactaataaattcaATCTAGTAAATctctaaatgaaaatatattttttgatttcatACCATACTTTACAAGGTTGTGCATTTAAactagacattaaaaaaaaatctatcttctGAATGCATATTACAGATCTTATCattcattaatgtaaaaaattaaacatgcactcgtttattttaaatttgaccaCAAAGTccaattaaaatgtcaaaactgGACTTTCCAGTGAACATGACAGTTCTCTTTGGTGACATATGCTTCCCTGATGACTTTGCAAGCTCACATTCATCTGCCTCCACTTTTGAGTACAATGCCAATATCTCAAAACACAAGATCCGccctacattgttttttttttaatctgtaacaATATGGAAGAAAGATCTGTCACTGTTTCTGTTTCATCATGATTtcagtttttaaagttttatttagaatttattcaGACAAAATTGTCCTGAAATGTATTGTTAACCATGTATCCATTATAAGCCATAACAAGTATCTGCTCCAGTTTTTATTGatgttcatttattatttctttctaattttgacTGTTATGAGCCATGCAGTTGGCTTGAGGTATCAGGTCCAGGTCAACAACGGGAGTGAATTACTGGGAGCTGTAGGGCTTGGGAGTCATAGAGTTGGAGTGAATATAAAGGTTTGGTTGCCATTACTGGTGAAGTAATCTCTTTGCATGAAAGCACCCAACTGGACGTAATTAAAAGCCGCTGCTAGTTTTTCGGCACTGGCTCCCAGATTGTTCTCTCACGCAGTCCTCCGATTGGCGGCTGGAATCAGACATTCGGCGCTCTCACACTTCATGGCGTCGCTGTGGCAGCCGATTTCGCACCACCCTCTGAGCGTTTTTCCCCTTTGTATTTCCCTGTATCACTTAatcattttttcccctcttttttaaCTCTTTCCTCCTCTTTGTTTCTCCAGGAAACCTCAGCACGAGCAGAGAAAGGAGCAGGAGCCCAAAAGACCTCACATCAAGAAACCTCTAAACGCTTTCATGCTGTATATGAAAGAGATGCGTGCCAATGTGGTGGCTGAATGCACGCTGAAGGAGAGCGCCGCGATCAATCAGATCCTCGGGCGGAGGGTACGTATCTGATTCGTGGGTCGCTTGCACCATGTGACCTCCTTCACAAAGAAATCTACTGTAGTTAGCACTTCCGTCTAACTTAATTTTACAAGTACACCAACACACAAGCTGACAGCTCGGAAACCTGGGCAGGTAGCGTTTTTAACGCTCCATTTTGGAATTGGAAAAAGAGGAAccgttaaacatatttaatgctTTAACCAAAGCCTCAGTGGTTAGAGGCGGCTAGCCACAGCAAAGGACCGTTTTGCGGCAGTGTGGGGTAATTGCACCCTGACATGGTTTGAAGTAAAGCGCCGTTAAATTGGAACCAGTGTTTTGATATGAAATcaaagttttgtgtttttttttttttttcttcctttctctcATCGTTGCATATGTTAATCTCTCCATCATGTTCCATTCCACCCCCAGGCACGCGTGCACATGCACTCGCACACatttacccacacacacacgcaatgtTTTAGAGTTAACAAGGATTTTTAGCCAAACGCCAGCACGCGTCTCTTTGGAAGGAACTTAAAAGTGCATGTCAGTAATtgactaccccccccccccccttctctaATCTCCCTCTGCACTGAACAGTGGCATGCTTTATCTCGGGAAGAGCAAGCTAAGTATTACGAATTAGCCCGCAAGGAACGGCAGCTCCATATGCAGCTCTACCCAGGATGGTCTGCCAGAGACAATTATGTAAGTGTCCACGCTAACACACACTGCCTGAGAGTGAGAGTCGTGTCGTGTGTTGATTGCATGAAAGTAAATACAATGTTTGtctttaaaagtgaaaatattgtttgCTTAGTAGTCCAAATGATTAACTGTTGGAAAATGAGTTCGAGGTTATGTTAGAAATGTCTAAAGGGCTATTCAATTCAAAACCACAACAGTTATAGAACAAAATATTCAAAAGTTAGATACCAGCATTTCTCTGATACttgaattaaagggacagttcacccaaaaattacaatttgtcatATTTTACTCCCTGtgcacttgttccaaacctgtatgagtttcttttttctgttgaacacaaaaatacgagattttgaagaatgctggtaaccaaatggttgacggtagccattgacttcccgTAGTATCTGTTCCTTACTTTGGAAGTCAATGAGCACCGTCAGTTTTTTGGTTACtaccattcttcaaaatatcatcttttgtttaAAACAGAGAAAAGAAACTCCCAAATTTTTGGAATGAGTGGAGTGAGTACATCATGACACAATGTTTAGGTAAACTTTCCCTTTAATTGACAATTTCTGTTcgttaatttaaaaatacattcttcattcatgaaacacaagcagcACAGATTTGAGTAAATGGCTCATAAAGAAATTATTCTGCCTGAGTTTCATAAAAGGGTTTCCAAACACAGACTGAATTTCTGTAAATTGTTTCTAAAAGCCTTCTTGTGTAAATTGTTGCATTGAAAGTGATACTTTACTAGGTTTTATGACTGATTTACATGAATTTGTTCTGATCAAGTTTCATTAATGTGCCCAAGAAACCAGAGCAGATTGAATTTGTTTAAACTGTTCGTAAAAACATTCTTGCACAAACTAGTTTTTTACTGATTTACTGATAATGATTTTATGAACGACTTAAACTATTTGTTTTGCTTCTTCCATAAATGTAGCTCAGAAACATGAACATAATTTTTGGtatagtaaaaaaatgtttttacgtaaattgttaaatgcaataattttttttttaatgactgattTCTGTTCTGCTTATGGCACATGAAtgccaatataataataattttgttatggtcATGATATGAATGCTCATTAAAAGTTTCTACATTTTTCATGAGTAATTGCCTTGAGTGTCGCTCCCAAGCTCTTACAGCTGCCACATACTAAAAGTTTTCCAGAAGAGACGTATTGCTAACCATTTATTcaatgttattacatttatacaattattcctTTAGTTTATACAAATGTGGCAGATACCAAGGCTGTTAGCTTGTAGAATTCACATCCAAAATTTATGTTGTGATGACAACTTTGGACGCCTAAGTTTTAACCGGCGTAAATCTCACTCAATACGAAGTGCCAGGATGTGCTGCTAAAACTAAAACCTGGCTTTCACACTAATCACCAAATGGAAAGGCAACAGGGCTGAAAAGAAACACTTCAGAGACAGATGAACTTTCATCTGCACTCATATATTAGTGGTGGGAGCACACTTGTATTTAATAGTGCTAAGGATTCTGAGCGTATCCCTGCTCCGTCATAGACATTTCTACTGCTCTGGGCTTCTTGGTTCTGTCAGCCAGGGCTAGAATACACAGATTAGTGACTGAATAAGTGGATTATCAGACTTTACAGCAGGCAACCAAAGCGTGGCTCATATTGGACTGCAAAATGACAGTGCGGCGCTATCTATACCTATAGTCATCCTGCCAGGGGATTTTGGGTAAGCTACAAATCCTAAAGCAGTCCAGACTACTCACTCTAGAGGAGTGTTTGGCGTGTCAATTGGAGCAGGGCCAGATGTTTTATTCTCGTTTAACTTTCTGATTGGTGATTAGGCCATGCAATCCAGAAGAATGAGGGAGGGGTttgagaatttattttattttatttatttatttattttttgttatttaatttaatttttatttttgttatttaatttaattatttttgttttattttattttattttattttattttattttattaaatatcacttTGTGTCATATTTTTGCCTATTTTtataggggaaaaaaaagaagcgGAAGAGAGAAAAGATCCAGGAACCTGCTCCAGGTAAGATTTCAAAACCTCCAATCCCTGCTGtaatttgtcctgtttcattaATGTACGCACTAACTTAGCTTCAAATGACTTAGTGTGTGAATATTGTGGTAAAGTGGTTAATGTTGGCATACTGCATTCTCAATACGCCTTCACACTGTCAGTTTCAATCATAAAAGGATGTTTTTGTAGTCAACATGAACATTTATGAATTGAAATCATTGTTGGTTGCCCTGAAAATCCACAAGTCTGTGGTTTTACTGTTCTGTATGTTTCTTTAATCTGTACATTTTGCAACATTATGGACAGTACACCCACCCCACCACTCCATCTTTCCATCTTCTCTTCACAACTAAGTCTTTAGGATTAGTCTTCTTTAAAGTCCACATGCTTCCGTCAGTGCTGCTAACTTTTAGAAATGCATTAGTGATGTGTGCGTTAACATTGAACAATTCACTGGCACTAAGTCTATGCAAATTAATTTAGAGCTGTATATGATGAacaagttaaaggaatagttcacacaaaaatgaaaattctggcttCATTTACACTAATGTTTTTTCCAAATGGAtatgacttttctttcttttaaggaACAtgaaaggtgtatttttttaaaaaaaagagaggccTGCTAGGATTGTCAAGCTACTAAATGACAAACTCTCCTTAAAGTGTCCATATGACTGATTTGTAAGCAAAACTTTTCAATCGTTTAATCCAATTCCCAAGAATCAACCTATATGATTCTATccagtgaaagaaagaaaatcgtTAACATTGGAAACGACATAAGgacgagtaaatgatgagagatgGTTCATTATTGGACGAACTGCTCCTTTAATGAACAATGTTAATGTGTTAACTAGTTAACTAAGACCAGAGATGGACTTGGGTGTTATTTGGAGGCACATCCTGGTCATTAAAAGCTACGATTTCCTGCAGGTACAGGCCAGAGAATGAAAACGGCGTACATCTGAACAATGGTAAGAGCCTCTTCCATACCTCTGGTTTAATTGAGTCATGATGTGGTAAACTCCCGATTTTCTAATGTGGTTCTTAGCAATCTGGAAAAACATGAGACTAATCCTAAAGGCCCACTTTGAGTTCACCAATCCACCATTCACTGTTGTATTGCGAAAGCTGTTGTTTGCATCGTGCGAGTGTGTGCAAACGTTACAGGGTTTCCTCTTCCGAACACCGTGATTAATTGTGACAAGTCATTTTTCTTTCCTAACCCTGTTTAAGGACTCCATTACATCCCTTTTCCTGTAGAGTGATGTGTGGCTTGTGGCATTGGGTGGCGCATGAGTGTTTTCAGAAGAGCGGTGCTTTTTATCAAGAACAGTTTGCAAGCATACCATTTGTTTGAAAGATCTCAGAACAGCGTAATCTCGACAAAGTCAGCTCAGAACATCAAGTCCACGCTATCAGGTTTCTTTCCCCATTCATTTCTTCCatctttaatatttggcatgcAGCATCAACATACAATCCTGTGGCTCACGGCCATGTTGGACTGGGGCTTTTTTCGGTTTTTTCGAGAACATTTGGAAACTGGGATGGTATTGAACGAGTCGACCCAGATGTAAGCTAACTCTTTAAGCATTCACCCATATGGCCCCCATGTGTTATCTAGCCAACCCTGTGAATGAACGAAGCCCTTGCCAGCATATTTGGCTTGCGCGGTGCTTTTTAATTTTCTAGCGATTAAGCTAGCAACTGGCCTGAAAGAAGTTAGTTCTCTACACAAAGAGGAGAATCATCTCAGGTGAAAGTCTAAGGAATTTCAGCATCAAGCACAGTAGTAAGCAagggaaaatgtttgttttctcctgGTCTTGTTTAAGTCACCTCACACATCCTCTAATGCTGCTGCTTTTTGCTGTGAAAGCTGCGTAGATGTGACAAATCTGGTCCTACCCAAAAACCTCCAAGACAAAGGTTTTTACGGTTGATCAGTTCTCTACCCTGTGGATTGCGAACACAAATTGGACTGTTTCGcactctttcctttttttttctgtgggctGCAATAGCTTTGAAAACGCAGCTAAAAGGTGCTGTATCTTCGATCCAATAATTAACGTGCCAAGCCAACTGCGAATGGACGCCCCAACTGATTCATCGTGGCAGCTTTAAACTAACATGCATAAAAGAGAAGATATTGCCACCGCTTGTCAATTTATGCAGATCTGACAAACTGTGAAACATcacttttgtattttatatttgttcgCCTTCCAAATTATAGAGTGTGCAATTTAAtagttttaaacaaaaaagactgATACTATTTTTGTAGTTAAAATATCCAATTGAAATTTAGTTGAAGCAACAGAGCATGATAATATTCCACCGCTTGTTAATTTATGCAGATCCGACAGGATGAGAAAcatcaaatttatttaatattcattcatCTTTTAAATGATATAGTGtgcactttaatatttttttattaacaaaaaaaaagtggtaaTATTCTTAATATTGGATAGGACAGCATTCAACAGTGCAAAATAATATCCAGTTAAATCCAGCATTACCAGTTTAAATATCCAATTAAAAGACCCTACAATTCACTTGAAGCaacagttttgttttaatttttggtgCATTTAAGACAAAATACACATGCATTAAATATACACTATCGTTAAAATGTTAGGGTCAGCTTTTTTTAAagacatgcatttatttgatcaaaaataaagtaaaaacattaatatagtaaatattattggaatttaaaatatctgttttgtatatattctatttgaatatattgaacaatgtaatttattcctgtgatagaaaggagaattttcagcatcattcctccagtcttcagtgtcacataattcttcagaaatcagtctaatatgctgatttatgtctacttgtgctacttaatattttagtggaaactgtgatacatattTGACAGGCATTTATTATGTAATATGTAAGGCATTTGAAGATTGCTCATAATGGTTATGGAAAAAGGGGAATTTCTCATGGAAAATTTTAGGTCAATTCATGGGTGTTTTCACCATTTTATTTTAGGTATGAAGGACAGGTTACGTCTTATTTTAAAAATGCCTTATAACACATAacccatgaaataaaaatatacattggaATAATTTCAGGGTACCGAATTTTCTCCCAAACACATCCCACTTTTCCTGCTCACACAACATTTTCACATCCTCCTCTTGTTCTCAACTGTGTCTGTTTGTCAGATTTAGCTGTGAGAGCTTTTGTCTGACTAACCCTTGTGATTTGCAGACTTTGAGATTGTTATCTGAGCCGAGGCATACATGCCCTCAGGGCTGTTACTTTTTGGCcactgtgcattttttttttttattattgggaACGGGGAAAGCCATGTAACAATGGTGGTCTTTTAATGAAAGCTGGCTCTGAAGATGTAGTCAGTCATTCAAAGGAGCCAAGGTTGTGAGTCACCAAAGTCTGGCACATTTCAACATGCTGCTTtgttgccacctggacattgacaCTGACTGTTCTGCAGCTTTTCGATTTTGGTTTTTATAGCAACTGCATTCTTTGCCCCAAATTTGATGTAGTTGGCAGACCCTATATGAGGTTTACCATACTATTGGGAGTGGCTGACTGAGGGTTTGAAAGCTTTCAGTGTTCCACAGGGCAACAATAGTGGGGCAGTGTGGGAAACCGTTGGAGGTGCGGGCTGCTTTGGAGTTCATGGCCTGCTCTGTGAAGAAAGTGCTGTTGGACAGCTGTGCCCGAATCGGGTCGTCTTTacccagctctgtgtctgtgatgaGTGAGGCCAGAAGTCAGATGTCAGCCTTTGATGAAAAAGCATGAGAGAGAGAAACTAAAAGTCCCTTGTGTGGCGATGAGAGCGCCTTGTCTCTTCTTAATGTCCACTCTGCCTCAACCGCATGAATGACAGAATTACTGATGCCCTTTGTGTCTAAAAACCCTTTTTATTTGGATTGGGCTGGGACTGTGTGCCTTGGGGTGCTTTAACAGGTTTGGATTGAAAATGTTTGGACCTGAACTGGGGTTTGGTAAAAACTTGTACTTAGAAAGGGTCAGGGTTGGGTATAGAATTAGCTCcctttcagtttaattttaattgaactgGCCACACCCCACAGGAAGTTGAAATGAAATTTGAATTCAAATGATAAGAGTACAGAGAATTCACACTAGAAAGTTTTGAGGAGCAGGGCTGAAGAACACTTTCCCAATTTCTTATTCTACTTGTTttctcttttattaaataaataacaattgacCCACTAGCACTACACATTTCCTATTACTTTCCCATTAtatctttttattaattacagaaaatgaCCCTCTTACACTAGCTCTCCCTTTTCTTgatctattctatctacttgtttttttacattttatttattattaaaaaactgCTATATGTACTAACCGAGACTTGTCAAATGaatgctcttttgttggttttgattgcttctgttttcctcatttttaaatcaatttggataaaagtgtctgctaaatgactaaatgcaatgtaaatgtcaatttaatttattaaatttgatATAATAACATCTATTTTATAGGTGGCATTTCCAAGTCATGTATGTCTGTGTGTAAGGTCAATAATCCTTCaaacttgaaatgtttttaaagttttttttattagtttctttgttttaaatttttttttatctttacattTTCAGAAGATGTAAGGCAAGAAAAATAAGGGAGTAAattaaggcaagtttatttatttatttatggtaatttaaagaaaaatttaatatttgaaaaaaaagtaagattagtaagaaatattataaaatagaataaaagtaaaaataaaaatatttaaccatCCACATCCATACACATccacaaaagtgacatttatttttggatttcagttcatgtttattcTTCCTTGTTCAATTTCGAATTgcaatttttgcattttatttgctacCTATTTTCATGGACTGAATTGGAATTTAACAGGAATTCTCAATTCAATTCTGCATGATTCTAAACCCTGGAAAAGAGTATAATTGCTTCTGATAAACCGGTTAATTTTACTAAGGGAATCGGAAACCCAGAGGTTTCCTTCCATGTACTGCTGCCAAGAGACTCCACAGTGCTAGAAAAAGAGTCTGGGAGTTTTTGCCGGTATGTAGGTGCAAGGAACAACTTCCAGAAACGGTTGGATTTAATATGTGAATCACAATCATGTCCCATCAGATCTTAAACTCGGATCTTTTGGTTTGACGATGTAAGCAGCAGAGGAAAGGGTAAACTATTTGGCGTCTACTACGTTTCCTCTCCTCTCTGTCTAGCTCTTTCACACCCCAGCCGTCGTCTGTGCTTTGCTGGAGTTCCTCTCCTAGGGAGTAAATCTGGCTCCCATTGTGAAAGCAGGCGTAACCCCCTCTCCTCCCTCCCGCTGCTGACTGCGAGCGGTGGCGAGGCCTTTGAAGCAGTCATTGTGCTGCTCTTTGATAGTGCCGCCCTGGCTTGCAGCTCAGGCTTTGCAGGAGCACGTCGTTCCCGGGCTCTCTTCCCACTGCTCCTTAGATGTGGGCAGACCCCACTCATGGCCTCTGCTGGAATACCAGCGTTCTCCCTTCTTGTGTCCCCTGCCC from Carassius auratus strain Wakin chromosome 26, ASM336829v1, whole genome shotgun sequence carries:
- the LOC113044020 gene encoding lymphoid enhancer-binding factor 1-like isoform X2, giving the protein MPQLSGGGGGGDPELCATDEMIPFKDEGDPQKEQIFAEISHSEEEGDLAEIKSSLVNESEISPNSHDAARQSQITPDSYHEKHRDHPDDGKHQDMYSKGHPYPSYPGYIMMTNMNNEPYMNNGSLSPPIPRTSNKVPVVQPSHAIHPLTPLITYSDEHFAPGPHSGHHPQDVNAKQGMPRHHPGPDIPNFYSLSPGGVGQMTPPLGWFSHHMVPGPPGPHATGIPHPAIVNPQVKHEPHHDTDLMHMKPQHEQRKEQEPKRPHIKKPLNAFMLYMKEMRANVVAECTLKESAAINQILGRRWHALSREEQAKYYELARKERQLHMQLYPGWSARDNYGKKKKRKREKIQEPAPGTGQRMKTAYI